In Aureibaculum algae, the following are encoded in one genomic region:
- a CDS encoding RagB/SusD family nutrient uptake outer membrane protein codes for MYTTNRKIKKMGAARIVFAIAVAFFLHSCADLDEDPAISQLAPGKYTSLEEFSLGVTGIYSQLRNAAQWTTFNVFGWAGDDMTTHIASNKADFREYDQMVPSGINNRTVGNWRDVYAMIRAANNVIESSVDMEVTDTQAYDRLLGEVYFLRGTLFLHMARIHGRIPLPLTSVPEIDIKLATQLEVYQQVESDLLKAEGLLPDIYPGVQPGAPRPNKGSAKAILSRLYMTWAGFPVKDNSKYGEAATVAKEVIDNSGSHGFGLLEDLEDLWKVDNRFNKESVWTIAYSDALGQANRKYGILGMPPENGGWAETFGEVRFYEDFPEGPRKEATYRTDIDWKGTTSLQFPIIKKVTGPVGDLNLSAWSTDRNDFYMRYAEVLLNYAEASGRSGSGSADAWEALNKIRRRAAGKPFNTPDPSVDLTSGDLGELAFTERKWEFAGEYLRYADLVRMEKVEEALNNVRRTPLDPNIPLRNPLLGSTSTDNYFAPIPQAEIYLNPNLDPNN; via the coding sequence ATGTATACAACAAATAGAAAGATAAAAAAAATGGGTGCAGCTAGAATTGTGTTCGCAATAGCAGTCGCTTTTTTCTTACATAGCTGTGCAGATTTGGATGAAGATCCAGCAATATCACAATTAGCTCCTGGTAAGTACACCTCTTTAGAAGAATTTAGCCTAGGTGTAACAGGTATTTATTCTCAATTAAGAAATGCTGCACAATGGACAACATTTAATGTGTTTGGTTGGGCTGGAGATGATATGACTACCCATATAGCATCCAATAAGGCAGATTTTAGAGAGTATGACCAAATGGTTCCGTCAGGAATAAATAACAGAACGGTAGGTAACTGGAGAGATGTTTATGCCATGATTAGAGCGGCAAATAATGTTATAGAGAGTTCGGTAGATATGGAGGTAACTGATACCCAAGCGTATGATAGATTGTTGGGTGAAGTTTACTTTTTGCGAGGAACGCTTTTCTTGCATATGGCAAGAATTCATGGGCGAATTCCTTTGCCATTAACCTCAGTTCCTGAAATAGATATTAAATTGGCTACTCAATTAGAAGTGTATCAACAAGTGGAATCAGATTTGTTGAAAGCAGAAGGTTTACTACCTGATATTTATCCAGGGGTTCAGCCTGGTGCTCCAAGACCAAACAAAGGAAGTGCAAAAGCAATACTTTCACGTTTGTATATGACTTGGGCAGGGTTTCCTGTAAAAGATAATTCTAAATATGGGGAGGCAGCAACAGTTGCGAAAGAAGTAATTGACAATAGTGGCTCTCATGGATTTGGATTATTAGAAGATCTTGAAGATTTATGGAAAGTTGATAATCGATTTAATAAAGAATCTGTATGGACGATAGCTTATAGCGATGCTTTAGGTCAAGCGAATAGAAAATATGGTATATTAGGTATGCCACCTGAAAATGGAGGCTGGGCAGAAACTTTTGGTGAAGTTCGGTTTTATGAAGACTTTCCTGAAGGACCAAGAAAAGAAGCTACCTATAGAACAGATATAGACTGGAAAGGTACTACTTCTTTGCAGTTTCCAATAATTAAAAAGGTTACTGGTCCGGTGGGTGATTTGAATTTATCAGCATGGTCAACCGATAGAAATGATTTTTATATGCGTTATGCGGAGGTATTATTGAATTATGCCGAGGCATCTGGTAGATCAGGTTCAGGTAGTGCTGATGCATGGGAAGCTTTAAATAAAATTAGAAGAAGAGCAGCAGGTAAACCTTTCAATACACCAGACCCAAGTGTAGATTTGACTTCTGGTGATTTAGGAGAATTGGCATTTACGGAAAGAAAATGGGAATTTGCTGGGGAGTATTTGAGATATGCAGATTTAGTGAGAATGGAGAAAGTTGAAGAAGCATTAAATAATGTAAGAAGAACGCCTCTTGATCCAAACATACCACTTAGAAATCCGTTACTGGGATCAACGTCTACTGATAATTATTTTGCTCCAATACCACAAGCAGAGATTTATCTGAACCCTAATTTAGACCCAAATAATTAG
- a CDS encoding SusC/RagA family TonB-linked outer membrane protein, whose product MKHMKKRLLSRKLFVSFILFTFISLSGYAQSIITGKVLDDTNLALPGVSILVKGTSKGTTTDFDGEYSLEASPDDVLIFSFLGFKTQEILVGSQTTIDVQLVSDSQALDEVVVVGYGSVKKSDVVGSVSQVTAKSFEDQPLTRAEDALQGRAAGVAVSKSSGQPGAAIKVRIRGVNSINGNNNPLVVVDGVIGGDLSTINPSDIASMDVLKDASATAIYGSRGSNGVILITTKKGRGKSKINAEYFMSFDNVPEYLPTLGAADFAKIENSRLIRVGGNPIFTDQEIAGFEQNGGTNYQKAFFRQGMTQNAQLSASGSEGKISYFLSGNYVNQEGLVIETGYERFSIRSNVDAEINDKLKVGLNVFAVRATTINNIDGFRSFQGSEVVKALGWDPTTPIFNAEGGYNTFSSKGIASLNYNPIANMNGSKLEFIEDRLNINVNLNYEIIDGLSYGLVVGASAVNNTSENYVIDFTAPDASYNGSKTTGYQVSNILTWAKTFGKHNITATGVYEFSDFENRSNGYSAQDLAVPNGFYLGELAGGQSIFNGYNKSAIQSVMGRASYVYDESLYVTGTIRMDQSSRFRSDKNTGYFPSVALKYSLKKMDFINNGNVLTDFAVRAGWGQVGNQDIAPYSTYPSVNANSSYPFDGSTRSAGSSPAGYGNPDLTWETTTQLNFGVDLAFWNGRANFSMDLYQKNTEDLLLDVPVPTTNGGGFITRNIGEVENRGIDLTLGGGIIQGDNFNWESNFSFSYVKNEVVDLGGVESIQGTFGSTDGKSQTWNIIQVGEPIGQFQGATFLGTWKTAEATEAAIYGRIPGDAKYQRDTDGNVIFSAIGNGTPTTFWGFNNTLTYKNWDMNIFFQGVHGFDVYNTVQGMIVGATGNQRSFLSVEQLNQWTPTNETDIPAGGDNINGSTRYVEDGSFIRLQNLTIGYTLRDLGFINSLKIYAGGQNLFMITDYTGYDPEHTSRPADNAGNVDVAAGINAGAYPNPRTFTVGFKLGF is encoded by the coding sequence ATGAAACACATGAAAAAACGATTACTGAGTCGAAAGCTTTTCGTTAGCTTTATTCTCTTTACTTTTATCTCTTTATCAGGATATGCGCAAAGCATTATCACAGGTAAAGTTTTAGACGACACAAACTTGGCACTTCCAGGAGTAAGTATTTTAGTTAAAGGTACCTCAAAGGGTACCACAACCGATTTTGACGGAGAGTATAGCTTAGAAGCGTCGCCAGACGATGTACTAATTTTCTCTTTTCTTGGTTTTAAAACGCAAGAAATACTTGTAGGAAGTCAAACAACTATTGATGTTCAGTTGGTTAGCGATTCGCAAGCTCTAGATGAAGTAGTTGTAGTGGGTTATGGTTCCGTAAAGAAAAGTGATGTTGTAGGATCTGTATCACAGGTTACAGCAAAATCTTTCGAAGATCAGCCGTTAACGCGAGCAGAGGATGCCTTGCAAGGTCGAGCAGCAGGTGTTGCTGTTTCAAAGTCAAGTGGTCAGCCAGGTGCAGCAATAAAAGTAAGAATTCGGGGTGTTAACTCTATTAATGGAAATAACAATCCGTTAGTAGTTGTCGATGGGGTAATCGGTGGAGATTTAAGTACTATTAACCCTAGTGATATCGCTTCGATGGATGTATTAAAAGATGCTTCGGCAACTGCTATTTATGGATCTAGAGGCTCTAACGGGGTAATTTTAATTACAACAAAAAAGGGTAGAGGAAAAAGTAAAATTAACGCAGAATATTTTATGTCTTTCGATAACGTACCTGAATATTTACCAACATTGGGTGCTGCAGATTTTGCGAAGATTGAAAATTCGAGATTGATTAGAGTAGGTGGTAATCCGATTTTTACAGATCAAGAAATTGCAGGTTTTGAACAAAATGGTGGTACTAATTATCAAAAAGCTTTTTTTCGACAAGGTATGACCCAAAATGCACAATTGTCAGCTAGTGGTTCTGAAGGAAAGATAAGCTACTTTTTATCTGGTAACTATGTAAATCAAGAGGGACTTGTTATTGAAACAGGCTATGAAAGATTTTCTATTCGTAGCAATGTGGATGCAGAGATTAATGACAAGTTAAAAGTAGGCTTGAATGTTTTCGCTGTCAGAGCTACAACAATAAATAATATTGATGGCTTTAGAAGTTTTCAAGGTAGTGAAGTAGTTAAGGCTTTGGGTTGGGATCCAACCACACCTATCTTTAATGCAGAGGGAGGATATAACACATTTTCATCAAAAGGTATTGCTTCATTAAATTACAACCCAATTGCTAACATGAATGGAAGTAAATTAGAATTTATTGAAGATAGATTGAATATTAATGTAAATCTTAACTATGAGATTATAGATGGTCTTTCTTATGGGCTAGTAGTTGGAGCTTCTGCGGTTAATAATACTAGTGAGAATTATGTTATAGATTTTACCGCTCCAGATGCTTCTTATAACGGAAGTAAAACAACAGGATACCAAGTAAGTAATATTTTAACTTGGGCAAAGACTTTTGGTAAGCATAATATTACTGCAACAGGGGTATATGAATTTTCAGATTTTGAGAATAGAAGTAATGGTTATAGTGCGCAAGACTTAGCAGTGCCAAATGGTTTTTATTTGGGAGAGTTAGCTGGCGGACAATCTATTTTCAACGGTTATAATAAATCGGCAATTCAATCTGTAATGGGAAGAGCTTCTTATGTTTATGATGAGAGCCTATATGTTACAGGAACCATTAGAATGGATCAATCTTCTAGATTTAGAAGTGATAAAAATACTGGATATTTTCCATCTGTTGCTTTAAAATATAGCTTAAAAAAAATGGATTTTATAAATAATGGAAATGTGTTGACTGATTTTGCGGTAAGAGCAGGTTGGGGTCAAGTGGGTAACCAAGATATAGCCCCATATAGTACCTACCCAAGTGTGAATGCAAATTCATCTTATCCTTTTGACGGTTCTACCAGATCTGCAGGGTCAAGCCCAGCGGGTTATGGTAACCCTGATTTAACTTGGGAAACTACGACGCAGCTTAATTTTGGTGTAGATTTAGCTTTTTGGAACGGGAGAGCTAATTTCTCTATGGATTTATACCAAAAGAATACAGAAGATTTGTTGTTAGATGTTCCTGTGCCAACTACTAATGGTGGTGGTTTTATAACACGAAATATTGGTGAAGTAGAAAACAGAGGAATTGATCTTACTTTGGGAGGTGGTATCATTCAAGGCGACAATTTTAATTGGGAGTCTAATTTTAGCTTTTCTTATGTAAAGAATGAAGTGGTTGACTTAGGTGGTGTAGAAAGTATTCAAGGTACTTTTGGTAGTACAGATGGGAAAAGTCAAACATGGAATATTATTCAAGTTGGAGAACCTATTGGTCAGTTTCAAGGCGCCACTTTCTTAGGAACTTGGAAGACAGCTGAAGCAACAGAGGCGGCTATATATGGTCGAATTCCAGGGGATGCAAAATATCAACGAGATACAGATGGAAATGTAATATTTAGTGCAATTGGTAATGGAACACCAACTACTTTTTGGGGTTTTAATAATACCTTGACCTATAAAAATTGGGATATGAATATATTCTTTCAAGGCGTTCATGGTTTTGATGTTTACAATACCGTTCAAGGTATGATTGTTGGAGCAACAGGTAACCAAAGAAGTTTTTTATCGGTTGAACAATTAAACCAATGGACACCAACAAATGAAACAGATATTCCGGCAGGAGGAGATAATATCAATGGTTCTACTAGATATGTTGAAGATGGAAGTTTTATTAGATTACAAAATTTGACCATAGGCTATACGCTTCGAGATTTAGGTTTTATCAATAGTCTTAAAATATATGCAGGAGGTCAAAATTTATTTATGATTACAGACTATACAGGGTATGATCCAGAGCATACTTCTAGACCAGCAGATAATGCAGGTAATGTGGATGTTGCGGCTGGTATAAATGCAGGTGCTTACCCAAATCCTAGAACATTTACGGTAGGTTTTAAACTTGGTTTTTAA
- a CDS encoding glycoside hydrolase family 2 protein: MSKILLPIVLSFFIFGLKAQTSNLPVGFPSTDRTKINLNLGWKFHLSQPETNPGAIDFDDTSWEKVAIPHTMQLFSYEMDSVKESWIQKEYLRDIGWYRKTINIKANSSQKVFLEFEGVHNATELWVNGKKVGNYAINGYVPFDFDITNYVNFGQKNTIAIKADNSYDETIAPDPHRTDYVKFGGLYRDLYLVTTNKLHVTYNWEDFDAGVHITTPTVNKNNGTVSIKTTVKNENSEAKNCTIETNIINAEGYVLKKLMDTISILPNTNYTFRQTSGIEEDYHLWSPDTPYLYRINSIIYEDDKAVDFVENTFGFRKFSLEKGKGFVLNGEPIFLIGANRHQNYPIIGDAVPNSFHYQEALQYKKAGINIIRLSHYTQDDAFIQACDELGIIVYEEPSTWIEWGDAVWFSKLEAATRSMIRNHRNHPSIVFWGAGINHRGPVPRMQYVAKEEDPFRLTASASSPWNGVKNEGVTDVHATMDYRRSEFPESAFTMVMEHGSSPNSEVNQFHISRYKGNKNNFAAIAWLGADYNHLQPNIIDSRWSRDYMTTYGILSAYRVPKPVYYWYQSELVAKPIVHIADETASKEGKVLVFSNCQEIALYHNNVLIAKQLPDNELTKSNLKHPSFTFRYNWTDGTIKAIGYSNGEKITEFTRTKELEPNHIELKLRNTDNSLFAGGSDLRMLHAYIVDKNGEVVTNADNKITFSISGEGTLIDNGKIDVNPARAYNGVATIYIKGKETAGKIVVTAKSKGLKSSTITLNTKAFFEDEIAANAKAIYDFPIEKIDIGGVKQLVQFEWQEWTGTSDNDLTYALKDYNATVEFSATNKINWLGDTAMLGDLSFVGTDGLYIEEGVLKMTISNLPKGNYQLESFHHTRRNDAKMTNTIKVTITDVNGNFSRTSNDHIVDYYLHDNTGERKPLSIVSTFSSNGIDPVSIEFQDSESSKDIWLNGFILKKVH, translated from the coding sequence ATGTCTAAAATACTTTTACCAATCGTTTTGTCTTTTTTTATTTTCGGTCTCAAGGCACAAACCTCAAATTTACCTGTTGGCTTTCCCAGTACGGATCGCACCAAAATCAACCTAAATTTAGGTTGGAAATTCCACTTAAGTCAGCCAGAAACCAATCCTGGAGCAATTGATTTTGATGATACTTCATGGGAGAAAGTTGCTATACCACATACTATGCAACTCTTTAGCTATGAAATGGATAGCGTTAAAGAATCTTGGATTCAAAAAGAATATTTACGAGATATTGGTTGGTATCGCAAAACGATAAACATAAAAGCAAATTCTTCTCAAAAAGTGTTTTTAGAATTTGAAGGAGTTCACAATGCTACCGAACTTTGGGTTAATGGAAAAAAAGTAGGCAATTACGCCATCAATGGCTACGTTCCGTTTGATTTTGACATTACCAATTATGTAAATTTCGGACAGAAAAATACCATTGCCATAAAAGCAGATAATAGTTATGATGAAACCATCGCTCCTGATCCACATCGTACAGATTATGTGAAATTTGGAGGTCTCTATCGAGATCTTTATCTAGTAACAACAAATAAACTGCACGTTACTTACAACTGGGAAGATTTTGATGCGGGAGTTCATATTACTACCCCAACTGTTAATAAAAATAACGGAACCGTTTCTATAAAAACTACGGTAAAAAACGAAAACTCAGAAGCGAAAAATTGTACTATTGAAACGAACATTATCAATGCCGAGGGTTATGTATTAAAAAAATTAATGGATACCATAAGTATATTGCCAAATACCAACTATACTTTTCGACAAACTAGCGGCATAGAAGAAGACTACCATCTTTGGTCACCAGATACTCCTTATCTATATAGAATAAATTCTATTATCTATGAAGATGATAAAGCTGTAGATTTTGTAGAAAACACGTTTGGTTTTAGAAAATTTTCTTTGGAAAAAGGAAAAGGTTTTGTTCTAAACGGAGAACCTATATTTTTAATTGGTGCTAATCGGCATCAAAACTATCCAATTATTGGAGATGCTGTACCTAACTCCTTTCATTACCAAGAAGCATTACAGTACAAAAAAGCAGGTATAAATATTATTAGATTATCCCATTATACACAAGACGATGCTTTTATTCAAGCATGTGATGAACTAGGCATTATAGTATATGAAGAACCTTCTACTTGGATAGAATGGGGAGACGCTGTGTGGTTTTCAAAATTAGAAGCAGCAACACGCAGCATGATTAGAAATCATAGAAACCATCCTTCTATTGTATTTTGGGGCGCAGGAATTAACCATCGCGGACCTGTGCCAAGAATGCAGTATGTTGCCAAAGAAGAAGACCCATTTCGTTTGACCGCATCGGCTTCAAGCCCCTGGAATGGCGTTAAAAATGAAGGTGTTACAGATGTTCATGCCACCATGGATTATCGTAGAAGCGAATTTCCTGAAAGTGCTTTTACCATGGTCATGGAACACGGAAGCTCTCCAAATAGTGAAGTAAATCAATTTCATATCTCTAGATATAAAGGAAATAAAAATAATTTCGCTGCTATTGCTTGGCTAGGCGCAGATTACAATCATCTTCAACCTAATATTATTGATAGCAGATGGAGTAGAGATTATATGACAACTTATGGCATTTTATCCGCTTATCGAGTTCCGAAACCCGTATATTATTGGTATCAATCGGAATTAGTTGCTAAACCAATAGTTCATATTGCAGATGAAACCGCTTCAAAAGAGGGTAAAGTTTTGGTATTCAGCAATTGTCAAGAAATAGCATTGTACCATAACAATGTACTTATCGCAAAACAATTACCAGATAATGAACTAACGAAATCAAATTTAAAACATCCTTCGTTTACCTTTAGATATAATTGGACGGACGGCACAATAAAAGCTATTGGCTATTCTAATGGAGAAAAAATAACAGAATTTACACGGACCAAAGAATTAGAACCGAATCATATCGAATTAAAACTAAGAAATACAGATAACTCTTTGTTTGCCGGAGGTTCAGATTTACGAATGCTTCATGCTTATATCGTAGATAAAAACGGAGAAGTGGTAACAAATGCGGATAATAAAATTACTTTTTCCATTTCTGGAGAAGGAACGTTGATTGACAATGGTAAAATAGATGTAAATCCGGCAAGAGCTTATAACGGAGTTGCTACCATATACATTAAAGGAAAAGAAACCGCCGGAAAAATTGTTGTAACCGCAAAATCAAAAGGGTTAAAAAGTAGTACTATTACCTTAAATACCAAAGCTTTCTTTGAGGATGAAATCGCTGCAAATGCAAAAGCTATTTATGACTTTCCTATAGAAAAAATAGACATCGGTGGCGTAAAGCAATTGGTACAATTTGAATGGCAAGAATGGACTGGGACTTCAGACAATGACTTAACATATGCGCTTAAAGATTATAACGCTACCGTAGAATTCAGTGCTACAAACAAAATTAATTGGTTGGGAGATACCGCCATGCTAGGCGATTTAAGTTTTGTGGGCACCGATGGTTTGTATATAGAAGAAGGGGTGTTAAAAATGACTATTTCTAATTTACCTAAAGGGAATTACCAATTAGAATCTTTTCATCATACAAGAAGAAATGATGCTAAAATGACGAATACTATTAAAGTCACAATTACCGACGTAAATGGAAATTTTTCACGAACATCTAATGATCATATCGTAGATTATTATTTGCATGATAATACAGGCGAAAGAAAACCTTTAAGTATAGTATCGACCTTTTCTTCAAACGGAATAGATCCTGTTAGTATTGAATTTCAGGATAGTGAGTCTAGTAAAGATATTTGGCTAAATGGTTTTATTCTAAAAAAAGTACACTAA
- a CDS encoding 3-keto-disaccharide hydrolase produces MKKPRIHLKKTSLLIALLFLLKGVSITAQNKDWKPLLDKNLSQWELFIGVPHTSIEKLDDAPKGDGMKGTPLGLNNDPLKVFSTENIDGETILHISGEIYGALTSKKIYENYHLKLQFKWGEKKWEPRLNLQRDNGILYHCIGEHGAFWNVWKQSQEFQIQEKDMGDYYGLAGGVNNIHATKLESGFYQYDPKGKIVLLGDGQGDKMYRCIRSENFEKPHGEWNTLELICFNGKSYHFVNGHVVLILDQAQSKTEDGFTPVTKGQIQLQSEGAEAFYKNISIKELKKLPKNI; encoded by the coding sequence ATGAAAAAACCAAGAATACATCTTAAAAAAACAAGCCTGCTAATTGCTTTATTATTTCTTTTGAAAGGAGTTTCAATTACTGCTCAAAACAAAGATTGGAAACCTTTATTAGATAAAAATTTAAGCCAATGGGAGCTCTTTATTGGTGTACCACACACCTCCATTGAGAAATTAGATGATGCGCCAAAAGGTGACGGTATGAAAGGAACACCGCTTGGTTTAAACAATGATCCGCTAAAAGTATTTTCAACAGAAAACATAGATGGAGAAACCATTTTACATATTTCTGGCGAAATTTATGGCGCATTAACCTCTAAAAAAATTTATGAGAATTATCATTTGAAATTGCAATTTAAATGGGGTGAAAAAAAATGGGAACCTCGACTAAATTTACAACGTGATAATGGTATATTATATCATTGTATTGGTGAGCATGGCGCATTTTGGAATGTTTGGAAACAATCCCAAGAATTTCAAATTCAAGAAAAAGATATGGGAGATTATTATGGTCTTGCCGGAGGCGTAAATAACATTCATGCAACAAAATTAGAAAGTGGTTTTTATCAATATGATCCAAAAGGGAAAATAGTTCTTTTAGGAGATGGCCAAGGAGATAAAATGTATAGATGTATTCGAAGTGAAAATTTTGAAAAACCACATGGAGAATGGAATACCTTAGAACTTATCTGTTTTAATGGAAAATCTTATCATTTTGTAAACGGTCATGTTGTATTAATTTTAGACCAGGCACAAAGCAAAACAGAAGATGGTTTTACACCAGTAACCAAAGGGCAAATTCAGCTGCAATCAGAAGGTGCTGAAGCCTTTTATAAAAACATCTCTATAAAAGAATTAAAAAAACTGCCAAAAAACATTTAA
- a CDS encoding DUF5060 domain-containing protein, protein MKNNVLSLLIFCIVSVSTAQIKTIDYVKAPKKLEITQWQVNDISFHTKKTVENPFEQQVTATVTSANGVQEIPLFYNGNSEWIFRYSANKVGEITYKINSTVKEFHNKKGAFNAVTNTKKD, encoded by the coding sequence ATGAAAAATAACGTTTTATCACTCCTCATTTTTTGTATCGTTAGTGTTAGCACTGCTCAAATCAAAACGATAGATTATGTAAAAGCACCTAAAAAATTAGAAATTACACAGTGGCAAGTTAACGACATTAGTTTCCATACAAAAAAAACGGTTGAAAACCCTTTTGAGCAGCAAGTTACAGCCACAGTCACTTCGGCTAACGGCGTACAAGAGATACCATTATTTTATAACGGAAATAGTGAATGGATTTTTCGTTATTCTGCTAACAAAGTTGGAGAAATCACTTATAAAATAAATAGCACTGTAAAAGAATTCCATAACAAAAAAGGAGCTTTCAATGCGGTTACCAACACGAAAAAAGATTGA
- a CDS encoding apiosidase-like domain-containing protein, translating to MPKDDPQHFYYEDGTPYFNLAFECDWLFALDYESKDVKKTDHLLNLLNENGFNQVVMNVYSHDVSWEKDPLLAIHPEHEFGGKQNIYPFLGSNEKPDFSALNPDFFNHLDKVIATMHDKEIVSHLMIYVWNKLVSWPDMQTKEDNRYFDYVVKRYQAFPNIIWDISKEALFYGRATPEYISERINRVRKLDGYNRLLSVHDYGFCKNHPDEVDFISSQNWSHTLYQNMLDAKNEFPKKPVFNIEHGGYEESPYTVFTGAYIDAEVCLRRNYMCLFAGVYTTYYWQGTSWNVIIYNPFEQSADFYKPHFDYFKHMQEFFNQFSFHNFKPHPWQNTNGYNLTDEKNGTILIYMPKENYKVTLWHLSKENKDTATMQWFNTLTGEYTKIEDFDKNRAELSPWRGKADTILIIQKK from the coding sequence ATTCCAAAAGATGATCCTCAGCATTTTTATTATGAAGATGGTACGCCCTATTTCAATCTTGCCTTTGAATGCGATTGGCTATTTGCTTTAGATTATGAAAGCAAAGATGTAAAAAAAACAGATCATTTGTTAAATTTATTGAATGAAAATGGTTTCAACCAAGTCGTTATGAATGTTTATTCTCATGATGTTTCTTGGGAAAAAGATCCGCTTCTTGCCATACATCCTGAACATGAATTTGGTGGTAAGCAAAATATATATCCATTTTTGGGAAGTAATGAAAAGCCTGATTTTTCGGCACTAAATCCTGATTTTTTCAATCATTTAGATAAGGTAATTGCTACTATGCATGATAAGGAAATTGTTAGTCATTTGATGATTTATGTATGGAATAAATTGGTTTCTTGGCCAGATATGCAAACCAAAGAAGACAATCGCTATTTTGATTATGTGGTAAAAAGATACCAAGCTTTTCCTAATATTATTTGGGATATTTCTAAAGAGGCACTTTTTTATGGAAGAGCTACTCCAGAATATATTTCTGAAAGAATAAACAGAGTACGAAAATTAGATGGTTACAATCGCTTATTATCTGTACATGATTATGGATTTTGTAAAAACCACCCCGATGAAGTAGATTTTATATCTTCTCAAAATTGGTCACATACCTTATATCAAAATATGTTAGACGCAAAAAATGAATTTCCTAAAAAACCTGTATTCAATATTGAACATGGAGGTTATGAAGAAAGTCCATACACTGTTTTTACCGGAGCTTATATTGATGCTGAAGTTTGCTTGCGCAGAAATTATATGTGTTTATTTGCCGGTGTTTACACCACCTATTATTGGCAAGGCACTTCATGGAATGTAATTATTTACAATCCATTTGAACAATCTGCTGATTTTTACAAACCGCATTTTGATTATTTTAAACACATGCAAGAGTTTTTTAATCAATTTTCATTTCATAATTTCAAACCTCATCCTTGGCAAAATACCAATGGGTATAATTTAACCGATGAAAAAAATGGCACTATTCTCATTTATATGCCAAAAGAAAATTACAAAGTTACCCTTTGGCATTTATCTAAAGAAAATAAAGATACAGCCACCATGCAATGGTTCAATACGCTGACCGGAGAATATACGAAAATAGAAGACTTTGATAAAAATAGAGCAGAACTTTCTCCTTGGAGGGGAAAAGCGGACACAATTTTAATTATTCAAAAGAAATAA